A single genomic interval of Halorubrum aethiopicum harbors:
- a CDS encoding CDC48 family AAA ATPase, protein MNEVQLEVAKAYPNDSGRGIARLDPDTLLHLKLSPGDIIEIEGAETTAAKVWRADRQDWNTDTVRVDGFTRQNADVGIGERVTIRKAEAEKADKLVLAPPEEASVQFGSDAAGMVKRQILKRPVVERDIVPVMSSTNHPFMRSPGQAIPLIAVETEPDGVCLITEDTEVELREEPISGFEKTGSGITYEDIGGLQSEIQRVREMVELPMKHPQIFSKLGIEPPQGVLLHGPPGTGKTLLAKAVANETSASFFSIAGPEIISKYYGESEQQLREIFEDAKEESPSIVFIDELDSIAPKREDVTGEVERRVVAQLLTMMDGLETRGQVVVIGATNRVDSVDPALRRPGRFDREIEIGVPDEVGRKEILQIHTRGMPLSDDVSLDHLADETHGFVGADVESLTKEAAMKALRRYLPEIDLDEEEVPPSLIDRMIVKRDDFAGALTEVEPSAMREVLVELPKVSWEDVGGLTDAKQQVQESVEWPLTTPEKFERMGVEAPKGVLLYGPPGTGKTLMAKAVANETNANFISVRGPQLLSKWVGESEKAIRQTFRKARQVSPTVIFFDELDSLAPSRGQEMGNNVSERVVNQLLTELDGLEEMGDVMVIGATNRPDMIDPALIRSGRFDRLVMIGQPDQEGRERILEIHTDDTPLAPDVSLREVAEITDGYVGSDLEGIAREAAIEALRDDDDAEEVEMKHFRRAMESVRPTITEDIMSYYEEVEREFKGGGRDALRDTGGRVGFQ, encoded by the coding sequence ATGAACGAAGTCCAACTCGAAGTGGCGAAGGCGTACCCGAACGACTCGGGGCGCGGCATCGCGCGGCTCGACCCCGACACCCTGCTCCACCTCAAGCTCTCGCCCGGCGACATCATCGAGATCGAGGGCGCGGAGACGACCGCCGCGAAGGTGTGGCGCGCCGACCGGCAGGACTGGAACACCGACACGGTCCGCGTCGACGGGTTCACCCGCCAGAACGCCGACGTGGGCATCGGCGAGCGCGTCACCATCCGGAAGGCCGAGGCGGAGAAGGCTGACAAGCTCGTTCTGGCCCCGCCCGAGGAGGCGTCCGTCCAGTTCGGCTCGGACGCCGCCGGCATGGTGAAACGGCAGATCCTCAAGCGCCCGGTCGTCGAGCGCGACATCGTCCCCGTGATGTCCTCGACGAACCACCCGTTCATGCGCTCGCCGGGCCAGGCGATCCCGCTCATCGCGGTCGAGACGGAGCCCGACGGCGTCTGTCTGATCACGGAGGACACCGAGGTCGAACTCCGCGAGGAGCCGATCTCCGGGTTCGAGAAGACCGGCAGCGGGATCACCTACGAGGACATCGGCGGACTCCAGTCGGAGATCCAGCGCGTCCGCGAGATGGTCGAGCTCCCGATGAAACACCCGCAGATCTTCTCGAAGCTCGGGATCGAGCCCCCGCAGGGCGTGCTCCTTCACGGCCCGCCGGGCACGGGGAAGACCCTGCTCGCGAAGGCGGTCGCCAACGAGACCAGCGCCTCGTTCTTCTCGATCGCCGGCCCGGAGATCATCTCGAAGTACTACGGCGAGTCCGAACAGCAGCTCCGCGAGATCTTCGAGGACGCGAAGGAGGAGTCGCCGTCGATCGTCTTCATCGACGAGCTCGACTCCATCGCGCCGAAACGCGAGGACGTGACGGGCGAGGTCGAGCGCCGCGTCGTCGCCCAGCTGTTGACGATGATGGACGGGCTCGAGACCCGCGGGCAGGTCGTCGTCATCGGCGCGACCAACCGCGTCGACAGCGTCGACCCGGCGCTCCGCCGCCCCGGCCGGTTCGACCGCGAGATCGAGATCGGCGTCCCCGACGAGGTCGGCCGCAAGGAGATCCTCCAGATCCACACCCGCGGCATGCCGCTGTCCGACGACGTCTCCTTAGACCACCTCGCCGACGAGACCCACGGCTTCGTCGGCGCGGACGTCGAGAGCCTCACCAAGGAGGCCGCGATGAAGGCGCTCCGGCGGTACCTCCCCGAGATCGACCTCGACGAGGAGGAGGTCCCGCCGAGCCTCATCGACCGGATGATCGTCAAACGCGACGACTTCGCGGGCGCGCTCACGGAGGTCGAACCCTCCGCGATGCGGGAGGTGCTCGTCGAGCTCCCGAAGGTCTCTTGGGAGGACGTCGGCGGGTTGACCGACGCGAAACAGCAGGTTCAAGAGTCCGTCGAGTGGCCGCTCACGACTCCGGAGAAGTTCGAGCGGATGGGCGTGGAGGCCCCGAAGGGCGTGCTGTTGTACGGCCCGCCGGGGACCGGCAAGACGCTGATGGCGAAGGCGGTCGCCAACGAGACGAACGCGAACTTCATCTCGGTCCGCGGACCGCAGCTGCTCTCGAAGTGGGTCGGCGAGTCGGAGAAGGCGATCCGGCAGACGTTCCGGAAGGCCCGGCAGGTGAGCCCGACCGTGATCTTCTTCGACGAGCTCGACAGCCTCGCGCCCTCCCGTGGCCAGGAGATGGGCAACAACGTCTCCGAGCGGGTCGTCAACCAGCTGCTGACGGAGCTCGACGGGTTGGAGGAGATGGGCGACGTGATGGTGATCGGCGCGACCAACCGCCCGGACATGATCGACCCCGCGCTGATCCGGTCGGGCCGGTTCGACCGGCTCGTGATGATCGGCCAGCCGGACCAGGAGGGTCGCGAGCGGATCCTCGAGATCCACACCGACGACACCCCGCTCGCGCCCGACGTCAGCCTCCGGGAGGTCGCGGAGATCACCGACGGTTACGTCGGCTCCGACCTCGAGGGGATCGCCCGCGAGGCCGCCATCGAGGCGCTTCGGGACGACGACGACGCGGAGGAGGTGGAGATGAAACACTTCCGTCGGGCGATGGAGTCGGTCCGGCCGACGATCACCGAGGACATCATGTCCTACTACGAGGAGGTCGAACGCGAGTTCAAGGGCGGCGGCCGCGACGCGCTCCGGGACACCGGCGGCCGCGTCGGGTTCCAGTAG
- the malA gene encoding alpha-amylase MalA — protein sequence MDHPGPPQFAAVGDAVQLAPRDPDPEATYRWTVTEAPIASEATVGDGAVEEFVPDTPGRYRITLETPAERHHLTVRAFPSDHRPTGEGAGGAGIAGRSGYSGESGYGGRSGSARGSGGESGLVSGSGSGAREQSPEHEDGRPRVRLDAEIEGEEAVVRATPTPHPDSSRDASDLGVEFLLDDRDGVTRGDVTVGERELRIPLVAIDERVRVHGVAVGASYSVADAVSVDRLGDGDDVGVTRLNDPPAWATDATLYEIYVRGYAADDDEAETTFEALEKRLDYLEELGVDTLWLTPVLQHDGAPHGYNITDFFSIADDLGDREDYEAFVDAAHDRGMKVLFDLVLNHSARDHEWFQDAYRNPDSPYRDRYEWQESGEPGTYFDWELIANFDFTSLEVRRHLLDAADTWAAVADGFRCDMAWAVPESFWKELRERLKARDSEFLLLDETIPYIADFHEGMFDVHFDTTLYFTLRQVGRGHEPADSVLDAIEGRARSGFPDHAAFMLYLENHDETRYLVECGDDAAKAAAGALFTLPGIPMLYGGQELGQRGNRDPLAWDHAREEIRDHYDDLLALREAHPVLGSAGDLGRVDYETAGTADPDDVVAFTRESEAASYVVLLNFGSEAAVVGVDETVDATDLVSGESRAAAEGLTVEDVGVFAVAD from the coding sequence ATGGACCACCCAGGCCCGCCGCAGTTCGCCGCCGTCGGCGACGCGGTACAGTTAGCGCCACGCGACCCCGACCCCGAGGCCACCTACCGGTGGACGGTCACCGAGGCACCGATCGCGAGCGAGGCGACCGTCGGCGACGGGGCGGTCGAGGAGTTCGTTCCGGACACGCCCGGCCGGTACCGGATCACGCTGGAGACGCCCGCGGAACGCCATCACCTGACGGTCCGGGCCTTCCCGAGCGACCACAGACCCACCGGCGAGGGAGCCGGCGGGGCCGGGATCGCCGGCCGGAGCGGCTACAGCGGGGAGAGCGGCTACGGCGGACGGAGCGGATCCGCCCGCGGGAGCGGCGGCGAAAGCGGTCTCGTCTCCGGGTCCGGTTCGGGCGCGCGAGAGCAGTCCCCGGAGCACGAGGACGGCAGACCGCGGGTGCGCCTCGACGCCGAGATCGAGGGCGAGGAGGCGGTCGTCCGCGCGACCCCGACACCGCACCCGGACTCGTCGCGGGACGCGAGCGACCTCGGCGTGGAGTTCCTCCTCGACGACCGCGACGGCGTGACCCGCGGCGACGTGACCGTCGGCGAGCGCGAGCTCCGGATCCCGCTCGTGGCGATCGACGAGCGGGTCCGCGTCCACGGCGTCGCCGTCGGCGCGAGCTACAGCGTCGCCGACGCGGTGAGCGTCGACCGGCTCGGCGACGGCGACGACGTCGGCGTCACTCGGCTCAACGACCCGCCGGCGTGGGCGACGGACGCCACGCTCTATGAGATCTACGTCCGCGGCTACGCGGCCGACGACGACGAGGCCGAGACCACCTTCGAGGCGCTCGAGAAGCGGCTCGACTACCTCGAGGAGCTCGGCGTGGACACGCTGTGGCTCACGCCGGTGCTCCAACACGACGGCGCGCCCCACGGCTACAACATCACGGACTTCTTCTCCATCGCCGACGACCTCGGCGACCGCGAGGACTACGAGGCGTTCGTCGACGCGGCCCACGACCGGGGGATGAAGGTGCTCTTCGACCTCGTGTTGAACCACTCCGCGCGCGACCACGAGTGGTTCCAGGACGCCTACCGGAACCCGGACTCGCCGTACCGCGACCGCTACGAGTGGCAGGAGTCGGGCGAGCCGGGCACCTACTTCGACTGGGAGCTCATCGCCAACTTCGATTTCACCAGCCTCGAGGTCCGCCGGCACCTCCTCGACGCCGCCGACACGTGGGCCGCGGTCGCCGACGGCTTCCGGTGTGACATGGCGTGGGCGGTCCCCGAGTCGTTCTGGAAGGAACTCAGGGAGCGGCTCAAAGCCCGGGACTCGGAGTTCCTGCTGCTCGACGAGACCATCCCCTACATCGCCGACTTCCACGAGGGGATGTTCGACGTCCACTTCGACACCACGCTGTACTTCACCCTCCGGCAGGTCGGGCGCGGCCACGAGCCGGCCGACTCGGTCCTCGACGCGATAGAGGGCCGGGCGCGCTCCGGCTTCCCGGACCACGCCGCGTTCATGCTCTATCTGGAGAACCACGACGAGACGCGGTACCTCGTCGAGTGCGGCGACGACGCCGCGAAGGCCGCCGCCGGCGCGCTGTTCACCCTCCCGGGGATCCCGATGCTCTACGGCGGCCAGGAGCTGGGCCAGCGCGGCAACCGCGACCCGCTCGCGTGGGACCACGCCCGCGAGGAGATCCGCGACCACTACGACGACCTGCTCGCGCTCCGCGAGGCGCATCCGGTCCTCGGATCAGCCGGCGACCTCGGCCGCGTCGACTACGAGACGGCGGGGACGGCCGACCCCGACGACGTCGTGGCCTTCACGCGCGAGAGCGAGGCGGCGAGCTACGTCGTGCTGCTCAACTTCGGCTCCGAGGCCGCCGTGGTCGGGGTCGACGAGACCGTCGACGCGACCGACCTCGTCTCCGGCGAGTCGCGGGCGGCGGCCGAGGGACTGACCGTCGAGGACGTCGGGGTCTTCGCGGTCGCGGACTGA
- a CDS encoding PaaI family thioesterase: MDEGEVSEMDPLPAEAVSLIERRIEEEHGYLSWLNTSVDVVERGRMVLSIPFDRKLTNADGRTIHGGVAATLIDTAGGLAQRTAFEDPLSGDVATVNLNTNYLRPANGDLEAEATVVRSGGSIGVSEMSVTSTTENGSSEVVVGQGSFRLFR, encoded by the coding sequence ATGGACGAGGGAGAGGTCTCGGAGATGGATCCGCTTCCCGCGGAGGCGGTGTCGCTCATCGAACGCCGGATCGAGGAGGAGCACGGCTACCTCTCGTGGCTCAACACGTCGGTCGACGTGGTCGAGCGCGGGCGGATGGTGCTGTCGATCCCGTTCGACCGGAAGCTGACGAACGCGGACGGCCGGACGATCCACGGCGGCGTCGCGGCGACGCTCATCGACACGGCGGGCGGGCTCGCCCAGCGGACCGCCTTCGAGGACCCGCTCTCGGGCGACGTGGCGACAGTGAACCTCAACACGAACTACCTCCGGCCCGCGAACGGCGACCTCGAGGCGGAGGCGACGGTCGTTCGCTCCGGCGGCTCCATCGGCGTCAGCGAGATGTCGGTGACGAGCACGACCGAGAACGGCTCCTCGGAGGTCGTCGTCGGACAGGGGTCGTTCCGGCTCTTCCGGTGA
- the larC gene encoding nickel pincer cofactor biosynthesis protein LarC, protein MRTLAFDGRTGAAGDMICAALIAAGADAAVLRPVEERLPVRYEVGETTKNGIRATTVDVLLENDGGDDGDGDHSHGHDHDHSHSHDHSHDHDHEHTHAEGAGVHRTYPEVVEVVESMDLPAAVEATALDAFELLGRAEASTHGTDLEETAFHEVGADDAVADVVGAALLLDDLDADRVVTTPLAAGGGEVEMAHGVYPVPAPAVVEIAERAGLTLVGGPVDRELLTPTGAAILGAVAEGVDALPELRVDGAGYGAGDVTLDRHPNVLRAVVGDGGAETVTAEAHGHGTGSGGLVGDDIAVLETNLDDATPEVLGGLQESLSAAGARDVTILPTTMKKSRPGHLVKAICKPADAAAVAERLARETGTLGVRQAGASHRWIAERAFETAIVSVDGVDHEVAVKVASTADGDVYDVSAEYDEAAAVAAETDLPVREVLRRAESRVRGDLADGDADE, encoded by the coding sequence ATGCGCACGCTCGCTTTCGACGGTCGGACCGGCGCGGCCGGCGACATGATCTGTGCCGCGCTGATCGCGGCCGGTGCCGACGCCGCGGTGCTCCGGCCGGTCGAGGAACGGCTCCCCGTCCGCTACGAGGTCGGCGAGACGACGAAAAACGGGATCCGGGCGACGACGGTCGACGTGCTCCTCGAGAACGACGGCGGCGACGACGGCGACGGCGATCACTCTCACGGGCACGACCACGACCACTCACACTCTCACGACCACTCTCACGACCACGACCACGAGCACACCCATGCCGAGGGGGCCGGCGTCCACCGGACCTATCCGGAGGTCGTCGAGGTCGTCGAGTCGATGGACCTCCCCGCGGCGGTCGAGGCGACCGCGCTCGATGCCTTCGAACTGCTCGGCCGCGCCGAGGCGTCGACGCACGGAACCGACCTCGAGGAGACGGCCTTCCACGAGGTGGGCGCGGACGACGCCGTCGCCGACGTTGTCGGCGCGGCGCTGCTCCTCGACGACCTCGACGCCGACCGCGTGGTCACGACGCCCCTGGCGGCGGGCGGCGGCGAGGTCGAGATGGCGCACGGCGTTTACCCGGTCCCGGCCCCGGCGGTCGTCGAGATCGCCGAACGCGCCGGCCTCACGCTCGTCGGCGGCCCGGTCGACCGCGAGCTCCTGACGCCGACCGGAGCGGCGATCCTCGGGGCCGTCGCCGAGGGCGTCGACGCGCTGCCGGAGCTCCGCGTCGACGGCGCGGGGTACGGCGCGGGCGACGTGACCCTCGATCGCCACCCGAACGTGCTCCGGGCGGTGGTCGGCGACGGCGGGGCAGAGACCGTCACGGCGGAGGCGCACGGGCACGGCACCGGATCCGGCGGGCTCGTCGGCGACGACATCGCGGTTCTGGAGACCAACCTCGACGACGCCACGCCGGAGGTGCTCGGCGGCCTCCAGGAGTCGCTCTCGGCGGCCGGCGCTCGCGACGTGACGATCCTGCCGACGACGATGAAGAAGTCGCGCCCGGGCCACCTCGTGAAAGCGATCTGTAAGCCGGCGGACGCGGCCGCGGTCGCGGAGCGGCTCGCCCGGGAGACCGGCACGCTGGGCGTGCGACAGGCGGGCGCGAGCCACCGCTGGATCGCCGAGCGCGCCTTCGAGACCGCGATCGTCTCGGTCGATGGGGTCGACCACGAGGTGGCGGTGAAGGTGGCCTCGACCGCCGACGGCGACGTCTACGACGTGAGCGCCGAGTACGACGAGGCGGCCGCGGTCGCCGCCGAGACGGACCTCCCCGTCCGCGAGGTGCTCCGCCGCGCGGAGTCGCGCGTCCGCGGCGACCTCGCCGACGGCGACGCGGACGAGTGA
- a CDS encoding ATPase, translating to MTANARGGEPPTLLVAGGARVDAGKTTFSTGLIATLARRAGDAVGVKPRAGNDYWFDHDDVRIAAGSGRLYGKDARKLAAASTRPLGASSGDTDGNAASSDDSAARGAVTPESINPLHRLWLPTPEGTGMLGESDRTFLCDRVTAPAADGGGSRFVLNGAAADAGLIPDRLRDRLPIADAVRVDDVDALDAVTAEAYLPAFETLADRVEDATVPVVVESYGDVAAPLSVEYDAVAVVEPGRARIYAADRYRKAREVASGSPREGSLEEHTGTVTEMIEPLATTRLPALSGEERGDPEIVADRYEPAYEELLGAAATEREG from the coding sequence GTGACCGCGAACGCACGCGGCGGAGAGCCGCCGACGCTGCTCGTCGCCGGCGGCGCACGCGTCGACGCCGGGAAGACCACGTTCTCGACGGGGCTGATCGCGACGCTCGCTCGGCGGGCCGGCGACGCGGTCGGCGTGAAACCCCGCGCCGGCAACGACTACTGGTTCGACCACGACGACGTCCGGATCGCCGCCGGATCCGGGCGACTGTACGGGAAGGACGCGCGAAAGCTCGCGGCCGCGAGCACGCGCCCGCTGGGCGCGTCTTCCGGCGACACCGACGGCAACGCGGCCAGCAGCGACGACTCGGCCGCCCGCGGCGCGGTCACGCCGGAGTCGATCAACCCGCTCCACCGCCTGTGGCTCCCGACGCCCGAGGGGACCGGAATGTTGGGGGAGTCGGACCGAACCTTCCTCTGTGACCGTGTCACGGCCCCCGCAGCCGACGGGGGCGGCTCGCGGTTCGTGCTCAACGGCGCGGCCGCGGACGCGGGGCTGATCCCGGACCGGCTCCGGGACCGGCTCCCGATCGCCGACGCGGTCCGCGTCGACGACGTGGACGCCCTCGACGCGGTGACCGCCGAGGCGTATCTCCCCGCGTTCGAGACGCTCGCGGATCGCGTCGAGGACGCGACCGTCCCGGTCGTGGTGGAGTCCTACGGGGACGTCGCCGCGCCGCTGTCGGTCGAGTACGACGCGGTCGCCGTCGTCGAACCCGGCAGGGCGCGGATCTACGCCGCCGACCGGTACCGCAAGGCCCGAGAGGTCGCCTCCGGGAGCCCGCGGGAGGGCAGCCTCGAGGAGCACACGGGAACGGTGACTGAGATGATCGAGCCGCTCGCGACGACTCGGCTGCCTGCGTTGTCCGGCGAGGAACGCGGCGATCCCGAGATCGTCGCGGACCGATACGAGCCGGCGTACGAGGAGCTCCTCGGGGCGGCAGCGACCGAAAGAGAGGGATAG
- the sod gene encoding superoxide dismutase → MSYELDPLPYEYDALEPHISEQVLEWHHDTHHQGYVNGWNSAEETLEANREEGDFSSSGGAIRNVTHNSSGHILHDLFWQNMSPEGGDEPTGALADRIEQDFGSYEAWKGEFEAAASAAGGWALLVYDTFSNQLRNVVVDKHDQGAIWGGHPILALDVWEHSYYHDYGPARGEFVDNFFEVVDWEEPAARYEQAVELFE, encoded by the coding sequence ATGAGCTACGAACTCGATCCGCTTCCGTACGAGTACGACGCGCTGGAACCGCACATCTCCGAGCAGGTGCTCGAATGGCACCACGACACCCACCACCAGGGGTACGTAAACGGCTGGAACTCGGCCGAGGAGACGCTCGAGGCCAACCGCGAGGAGGGCGACTTCTCCTCGTCGGGCGGCGCGATCCGCAACGTGACCCACAACTCCTCGGGGCACATCCTCCACGACCTGTTCTGGCAGAACATGTCGCCGGAGGGCGGCGACGAGCCCACCGGGGCGCTCGCCGACCGCATTGAACAGGACTTCGGCTCCTACGAGGCCTGGAAGGGCGAGTTCGAGGCCGCGGCCTCCGCAGCGGGCGGCTGGGCGCTGTTAGTCTACGACACGTTCTCGAACCAACTCCGCAACGTCGTGGTCGACAAACACGACCAGGGCGCGATCTGGGGCGGTCACCCGATCCTCGCGCTCGACGTCTGGGAACACTCCTACTACCACGACTACGGCCCGGCCCGCGGCGAGTTCGTCGACAACTTCTTCGAGGTCGTCGACTGGGAGGAGCCGGCCGCCCGCTACGAACAGGCCGTCGAGCTGTTCGAGTAA
- the aspS gene encoding aspartate--tRNA(Asn) ligase: MIERIHTSEVDPEADEVAIAGHVHEIRDLGGLVFLIVRDREGLIQVVFKEEREPELFEAVQDANSEDVVRVVGEPLESDQAPGGVELAPTAYEVLDEADSPLPLEISKDVDVDLSTRLDNRALDLRKPETLAVFSLRSKLMTAMEEWFDEEGFVDIKTPLISKGGAEGGAELFPILYYDRDAFLSQSPQLYKQILMAAGYEAVYETGTAFRAEDFATSRHVSEIAMFDVELAYIEDHNDVMDVQEESLRHAIRAVAENAERELDLLDVDLTVPEDDFPRITFEEALDLLETEFGHFPDDPTDLDTKGEKLLGEHFAEQGHPAFFVVGYPDEKFYYMQDVEGDEIASRKFDLIYEGQELSSGGQREHDVERMVEVMEEEGVEQANFEFYIEALSFGTPPHGGYGLGIDRLVQQVAGLDNIKEAIMFPRDPNRLEP, encoded by the coding sequence ATGATCGAGCGTATTCACACGTCGGAGGTCGACCCGGAGGCGGACGAGGTCGCGATCGCGGGCCACGTCCACGAGATCCGGGACCTCGGCGGCCTGGTGTTCCTCATCGTGCGCGACCGCGAGGGACTCATCCAGGTCGTCTTCAAGGAGGAGCGGGAGCCGGAGCTGTTCGAGGCCGTCCAGGACGCGAACTCCGAGGACGTCGTCCGGGTCGTCGGCGAGCCGCTCGAGAGCGACCAGGCCCCCGGCGGGGTCGAACTCGCGCCGACGGCCTACGAGGTGCTCGACGAGGCGGACTCGCCGCTTCCCCTCGAGATCTCGAAGGACGTCGACGTCGACCTCTCGACCCGGCTCGACAACCGGGCGCTCGACCTCCGGAAGCCCGAGACGCTCGCGGTGTTCTCGCTGCGCTCGAAGCTGATGACCGCGATGGAGGAGTGGTTCGACGAGGAGGGGTTCGTCGACATCAAGACCCCCCTGATCTCGAAGGGCGGCGCGGAGGGCGGCGCGGAGCTGTTCCCGATCCTCTACTACGACCGCGACGCGTTCCTCTCGCAGAGCCCGCAGCTGTACAAGCAGATCCTGATGGCCGCCGGCTACGAGGCGGTCTACGAGACCGGCACCGCGTTCCGCGCGGAGGACTTCGCGACCTCCCGACACGTCTCCGAGATCGCGATGTTCGACGTCGAACTGGCGTACATCGAGGACCACAACGACGTTATGGACGTTCAAGAGGAGTCGCTCCGGCACGCGATCCGGGCGGTCGCCGAGAACGCGGAGCGCGAACTCGACCTCCTCGACGTGGACCTGACGGTCCCGGAAGACGACTTCCCGCGGATCACCTTCGAGGAGGCGCTCGACCTCCTCGAGACGGAGTTCGGCCACTTCCCGGACGATCCGACCGACCTCGACACGAAGGGCGAGAAGCTCCTCGGCGAACACTTCGCGGAGCAGGGACATCCCGCCTTCTTCGTCGTCGGCTACCCCGACGAGAAGTTCTACTACATGCAGGACGTTGAGGGCGACGAGATCGCCTCCCGGAAGTTCGACCTCATCTACGAGGGCCAGGAGCTCTCCTCGGGCGGCCAGCGCGAACACGACGTGGAACGCATGGTCGAAGTGATGGAGGAGGAGGGCGTCGAGCAGGCGAACTTCGAGTTCTACATCGAGGCGCTGAGCTTCGGGACGCCCCCGCACGGCGGGTACGGGCTCGGGATCGACCGGCTCGTCCAGCAGGTCGCCGGTCTCGACAACATCAAGGAGGCGATCATGTTCCCGCGCGACCCGAACCGGCTGGAGCCGTAA
- a CDS encoding DUF5827 family protein produces MPRPKAAFEETFPCDFYEPAELFEPDLLYTIPEIGRLLQGLEPDAEIDADTEAVLIDWAIPWVMVHAGDMVVAEPPTDDSPGYYGLAEDAGEDDGEAAAEADAAADES; encoded by the coding sequence ATGCCGAGACCGAAAGCCGCCTTCGAGGAGACGTTCCCGTGTGACTTCTACGAGCCGGCCGAGCTGTTCGAGCCGGACCTGCTGTACACGATCCCGGAGATCGGGCGGCTGCTTCAGGGGCTCGAGCCCGACGCCGAGATCGACGCCGACACCGAGGCCGTGCTGATCGACTGGGCGATCCCGTGGGTGATGGTCCACGCCGGCGACATGGTCGTCGCCGAGCCGCCGACCGACGACAGTCCCGGCTACTACGGGCTCGCCGAGGACGCCGGCGAGGATGACGGAGAGGCCGCCGCCGAGGCCGACGCGGCCGCCGACGAATCGTGA
- a CDS encoding DUF5815 family protein — translation MAQPRVPGDDDHALELPCGETVGLGELDLGMREFECACGETHAVVMDVHPPERFLPEFLVDVLREAIETTSEEMPEFDTPHLLGVVLEEFPESVVTHDASGDGEVGYAMVWVSDFDSRRLHEVIVELVVELMEHAVSHAEDDDALSEFEREMMEFDVSEFVEQYRAERDLEAEDPYA, via the coding sequence ATGGCCCAGCCGCGCGTTCCCGGCGACGACGACCACGCGCTCGAGCTCCCGTGTGGCGAGACCGTCGGTCTCGGCGAGTTGGACCTCGGGATGCGGGAGTTCGAGTGCGCCTGCGGCGAGACGCACGCGGTCGTGATGGACGTCCACCCGCCGGAGCGCTTCCTCCCCGAGTTCCTCGTCGACGTCCTCCGGGAGGCGATAGAGACGACCAGCGAGGAGATGCCCGAGTTCGACACGCCGCACCTCCTCGGGGTCGTCCTGGAGGAGTTCCCCGAGTCGGTCGTCACACACGACGCCAGCGGCGACGGCGAGGTCGGCTACGCGATGGTGTGGGTGTCGGACTTCGACTCCCGTCGGCTCCACGAGGTGATCGTCGAACTCGTCGTCGAGCTGATGGAACACGCCGTGAGCCACGCCGAGGACGACGACGCCCTCTCGGAGTTCGAGCGGGAGATGATGGAGTTCGACGTGAGCGAGTTCGTCGAGCAGTATCGCGCGGAACGCGACCTCGAAGCCGAGGACCCGTACGCTTGA